The proteins below come from a single Streptomyces sp. M92 genomic window:
- the afsQ1 gene encoding two-component system response regulator AfsQ1 — protein MPSLLLIEDDDAIRTALELSLTRQGHRVATAASGEDGLKLLREQRPDLIVLDVMLPGIDGFEVCRRIRRTDQLPIILLTARNDDIDVVVGLESGADDYVVKPVQGRVLDARIRAVLRRGERESSDSASFGSLVIDRSAMTVTKNGEDLQLTPTELRLLLELSRRPGQALSRQQLLRLVWEHDYLGDSRLVDACVQRLRAKVEDVPSSPTLIRTVRGVGYRLDPPQ, from the coding sequence GTGCCTTCCCTGTTGCTGATCGAGGACGACGACGCCATCCGCACGGCCCTGGAGCTCTCACTGACGCGCCAGGGTCACCGGGTGGCCACCGCTGCCAGCGGCGAGGACGGTCTGAAGCTGTTGCGCGAGCAGCGGCCGGACCTGATCGTGCTGGACGTGATGCTGCCCGGCATCGACGGGTTCGAGGTGTGCCGGCGCATCCGGCGCACCGACCAGCTGCCGATCATCCTGCTGACCGCGCGCAACGACGACATCGACGTGGTCGTCGGTCTCGAGTCGGGCGCCGACGACTACGTGGTCAAACCGGTCCAGGGCCGGGTGCTGGACGCCCGTATCCGGGCCGTGCTGCGGCGCGGGGAGCGCGAGTCCAGCGACTCGGCGAGCTTCGGCAGCCTCGTCATCGACCGCTCCGCGATGACCGTGACGAAGAACGGCGAGGACCTCCAGCTGACGCCGACCGAGCTGCGGCTGCTGCTGGAGCTGAGCCGGCGGCCGGGCCAGGCGCTGTCCCGGCAGCAGTTGCTGCGGCTGGTGTGGGAGCACGACTACCTCGGCGACTCCCGGCTGGTGGACGCCTGCGTGCAGCGGCTGCGCGCCAAGGTCGAGGACGTGCCGTCGTCCCCGACCCTGATCCGTACCGTGCGGGGTGTCGGCTACCGGCTGGATCCGCCTCAGTGA
- a CDS encoding SigE family RNA polymerase sigma factor, which translates to MNTLHGTSTSAVVTRLHDVHTHRSEKSGAVSGRGCARGTGRQHTTYMTVVDAAKGGTQGGTHGGTAYGEAEGERRSLSEAEFTAYVQERRASLYATAYHLTGDRFEAEDLLQSALFSTYRAWDRISDKAAVGGYLRRTMTNLHISAWRRRKLNEYPTEELPETAGDTDAMRGTELRTVLWQALARLPELQRTMLVLRYYEGRTDPEIADILGISVGTVKSSIWRSLRRLRDDEVLSFGRDREDAFGELVA; encoded by the coding sequence ATGAACACGCTGCACGGCACCAGCACCAGCGCAGTGGTCACGCGTCTGCACGACGTGCACACACACCGGTCCGAGAAGTCCGGTGCCGTGAGCGGGCGGGGGTGCGCTCGCGGCACCGGGCGGCAGCACACCACCTACATGACGGTGGTGGACGCCGCCAAGGGGGGAACCCAGGGGGGAACGCACGGGGGAACGGCGTACGGGGAGGCAGAGGGGGAGCGCCGCTCGCTGTCGGAGGCGGAGTTCACCGCCTACGTCCAGGAGCGCCGCGCCTCCCTGTACGCCACCGCCTACCACCTGACCGGCGACCGCTTCGAGGCCGAGGACCTGTTGCAGAGCGCGCTGTTCTCGACCTACCGGGCGTGGGACCGGATCAGCGACAAGGCCGCGGTCGGCGGATACCTCCGCCGCACCATGACCAACCTGCACATCAGCGCCTGGCGGCGTCGCAAGCTCAACGAGTACCCGACCGAGGAGCTGCCGGAGACGGCCGGCGACACGGACGCGATGCGCGGCACCGAACTGCGCACGGTCCTGTGGCAGGCGCTGGCCCGGCTGCCCGAACTCCAGCGCACCATGCTGGTCCTGCGCTACTACGAGGGCCGCACGGACCCGGAGATCGCGGACATCCTCGGCATCAGTGTCGGCACGGTGAAGTCCAGCATCTGGCGGTCGCTCCGCCGGCTGCGCGACGACGAGGTCCTCAGCTTCGGCCGTGACCGGGAGGACGCCTTCGGCGAGCTCGTCGCCTGA